One stretch of Prunus persica cultivar Lovell chromosome G1, Prunus_persica_NCBIv2, whole genome shotgun sequence DNA includes these proteins:
- the LOC18792628 gene encoding GATA transcription factor 21 → MMTPVYLNPASSPFSMVEQAEDQRLKLFISPPYDEAASCTSFPFPTFFDSLQDQTPGTTFTSLAHHQSQLYHHKDKNIWDCGTSYDQASPSSSLVQAHVVDAISDKDRRLSRCGDHERETNNIGGEGGGEEEGRSSNYITRPKSVKWMSSKMRLMQKMTSNNPDLPPGTTDHIPAEISEHKFQIHAQPREISETSFSSNGNNTATVRVCSDCHTNSTPLWRSGPLGPKSLCNACGIRQRKARRAMAEAAAAAANRFAVGSADTSSPKGKVAKEKKSRGSHKNKISKLVITDNASISHNNKKKICFKALDFQRVFPQDVAEAAMLLMELSCGLINNHS, encoded by the exons atgATGACACCAGTGTATCTGAACCCAGCATCCTCTCCTTTCTCCATGGTGGAGCAAGCAGAAGATCAACGCCTAAAGCTCTTTATATCACCACCCTATGATGAAGCTGCTTCATGTACGTCTTTCCCATTTCCTACTTTCTTCGACTCCTTGCAAGATCAAACACCTGGGACTACTTTTACTTCTCTTGCTCATCATCAATCACAACTATATCATCACAAG GATAAGAACATTTGGGATTGTGGAACAAGTTACGATCAAGCATccccatcatcttctttagtTCAAGCTCATGTGGTGGACGCCATAAGCGACAAGGACCGCAGATTGTCCAGATGTGGTGATCATGAAAGAGAGACCAATAATATtggaggagaaggaggaggagaagaggaaGGTAGAAGTAGTAATTATATCACAAGGCCAAAGTCAGTGAAGTGGATGTCCTCCAAGATGAGGTTGATGCAAAAGATGACCAGCAACAACCCTGATCTCCCACCTGGTACCACTGATCATATACCAGCTGAGATTTCTGAGCATAAATTCCAAATTCATGCTCAGCCTCGAGAAATTAGCGAAACCAGCTTTTCCAGTAATGGCAACAACACTGCGACTGTTAGGGTTTGTTCTGATTGTCACACCAACTCAACCCCACTTTGGAGGAGCGGCCCTCTCGGTCCCAAG TCACTGTGCAATGCATGTGGCATTCGGCAGAGGAAAGCGAGACGAGCCATGGCAGAGGCTGCGGCTGCGGCTGCAAACCGGTTTGCTGTTGGCAGCGCCGACACTTCATCTCCAAAGGGTAAGGTGGCCAAGGAGAAGAAATCGCGGGGCAGCCATAAGAACAAGATCAGCAAGCTCGTCATCACCGACAATGCATCAATATCTCAcaataacaagaagaagatTTGTTTCAAGGCTTTGGATTTTCAACGAGTGTTTCCTCAGGATGTTGCTGAAGCTGCAATGCTATTAATGGAACTCTCTTGTGGCCTAATCAATAATCACTCTTGA
- the LOC18789792 gene encoding uncharacterized protein LOC18789792 — protein MEAGPKSPSPETSISDEMAGNFPELIDQLSPDMPIEEELIEEVMQELYKEITPTPATNTTKPSSPAASFPTPSLVVGNGKSESCGASVSDSASTVMAGVKFVGPTGNNGGFSPENGVGAWSECGGNTNNGLVVGKGVMDCCDAGEAVDDEWFERVMNTWAPVDLDPWF, from the coding sequence ATGGAAGCTGGCCCAAAGTCTCCTTCGCCGGAAACTTCCATCTCCGATGAAATGGCCGGAAACTTCCCGGAGCTCATTGACCAACTCTCGCCGGACATGCCCATCGAAGAAGAGTTGATAGAGGAGGTCATGCAAGAGCTCTACAAGGAGATAACGCCAACTCCGGCGACGAACACTACCAAGCCGTCGTCACCGGCGGCAAGTTTTCCGACGCCGTCGCTGGTGGTCGGGAACGGGAAGAGCGAGAGCTGCGGGGCGTCGGTTTCCGACTCGGCGTCGACGGTGATGGCCGGCGTCAAGTTCGTGGGTCCCACCGGGAATAATGGGGGGTTTTCGCCTGAGAATGGGGTTGGGGCGTGGAGTGAATGCGGTGGTAATACTAATAATGGGTTGGTGGTTGGGAAGGGAGTGATGGACTGCTGCGATGCAGGGGAGGCTGTTGATGATGAATGGTTTGAGAGAGTGATGAATACGTGGGCCCCAGTGGATCTTGATCCATGGTTCTGA
- the LOC18788414 gene encoding glycine dehydrogenase (decarboxylating), mitochondrial, producing MERARRLANQAFVKRLVSEAKQFRQNETVLSSSTSPVLYTPSRYVSSLSPCSFMRTSSRSDSLAGKNVSHNVGYGTGTQTRSISVDALKNSDTFPRRHNSATPDEQTKMAELCGFGSLDSLIDATVPKSIRLESMKFAKFDEGLTESQMLEHMQYLASKNKIFKSFIGMGYYNTYVPPVILRNIMENPAWYTQYTPYQAEISQGRLESLLNFQTLITDLTGLPMSNASLLDEGTAAAEAMAMCNNIQKGKKKTFVIANNCHPQTIDICKTRADGFDLKVVTADLKDIDYKSGDVCGVLVQYPGTEGEVLDYGEFIKNAHANGVKVVMATDLLALTLLKPPGEFGADIVVGSAQRFGVPMGYGGPHAAFLATSQEYKRMMPGRIIGVSVDSSGKPALRMAMQTREQHIRRDKATSNICTAQALLANMAAMYAVYHGPEGLKTISQRVHGLAGAFAVGLKKLGTVEVQGLPFFDTVKVKTSDAHAIADAAIKQGINLRVVDTNTITASFDETTTLEDVDKLFKVFALGKPVPFTAASLAPEVQPAIPSGLTRESPYLTHPIFNSYHTEHELLRYIHRLQSKDLSLCHSMIPLGSCTMKLNATTEMMPVTWPSFSDIHPFAPAEQAAGYQEMLQDLGDLLCTLTGFDSFSLQPNAGAAGEYAGLMVIRAYHFARGDHHRNVCIIPVSAHGTNPASAAMCGMKIVSVGTDAKGNINIEELRKAAEANKDNLSALMVTYPSTHGVYEEGIDEICKIIHDNGGQVYMDGANMNAQVGLTSPGWIGADVCHLNLHKTFCIPHGGGGPGMGPIGVKKHLAPFLPSHPVVPTGGFPAPDKSQPLGTISAAPWGSALILPISYTYIAMMGSKGLTDASKIAILNANYMAKRLEDYYPILFRGVNGTVAHEFIVDLRGFKHTAGIEPEDVAKRLMDYGFHGPTMSWPVPGTLMIEPTESESKAELDRFCDALISIREEIAEIEKGKADLHNNVLKGAPHPPSLLMGDTWTKPYSREYAAFPALWLRSAKFWPTTGRVDNVYGDRNLICTLQPAPQAVEEQAAATA from the exons ATGGAACGTGCAAGGCGGCTGGCTAACCAGGCCTTCGTGAAGCGCTTGGTTTCAGAGGCCAAGCAGTTTCGCCAGAATGAGACTGTGTTGAGCTCTTCAACATCCCCTGTCTTGTACACGCCTTCAAGGTACGTTTCTTCATTGTCTCCATGCTCTTTCATGCGCACAAGTAGCAGATCAGATTCATTAGCAGGCAAAAATGTGTCACATAATGTTGGTTATGGCACTGGGACACAAACAAGGTCGATTTCTGTTGATGCATTGAAAAACAGTGACACTTTTCCTCGCCGCCATAACTCAGCCACCCCAGATGAACAAACCAAAATGGCTGAGTTATGTGGGTTTGGTAGTCTTGATTCACTTATCGATGCCACCGTGCCCAAATCGATTCGACTCGAATCGATGAAGTTTGCCAAGTTTGACGAAGGGTTAACTGAAAGCCAAATGCTTGAGCATATGCAGTATTTGGCTTCCAAGAATAAGATTTTCAAGTCTTTTATTGGGATGGGGTATTATAACACTTATGTCCCTCCTGTGATTTTGAGGAACATAATGGAAAACCCAGCTTGGTATACCCAGTACACTCCTTACCAGGCTGAGATTTCCCAAGGGAGGCTTGAGTCTTTGCTCAATTTCCAGACCCTGATCACTGACCTCACTGGCCTACCCATGTCAAATGCTTCATTGCTTGATGAAGGAACCGCCGCTGCCGAGGCAATGGCGATGTGTAACAACattcaaaaagggaagaagaagaccttTGTTATTGCTAACAACTGCCACCCCCAGACCATTGATATTTGTAAGACTAGAGCAGATGGTTTTGATCTTAAAGTTGTGACTGCGGATCTTAAGGATATTGATTACAAATCGGGTGATGTTTGTGGTGTTCTTGTTCAGTATCCGGGGACTGAGGGTGAGGTTTTGGATTATGGGGAGTTTATTAAGAATGCTCATGCTAATGGGGTTAAGGTTGTGATGGCAACTGATCTCTTAGCATTGACACTGTTGAAGCCTCCTGGTGAATTTGGGGCAGATATTGTTGTTGGCTCTGCACAGAGGTTTGGTGTTCCAATGGGTTATGGAGGTCCTCATGCAGCATTCCTGGCCACCTCCCAAGAGTACAAGAGGATGATGCCGGGAAGAATTATTGGTGTTAGTGTTGATTCTTCAGGGAAGCCTGCGCTGCGTATGGCGATGCAGACAAGGGAGCAACATATCAGGAGGGACAAGGCTACCAGCAACATTTGCACTGCTCAG GCACTACTTGCCAACATGGCTGCCATGTATGCTGTTTATCATGGACCTGAAGGCCTTAAAACCATATCCCAAAGGGTTCATGGTCTTGCTGGGGCATTTGCAGTTGGATTGAAGAAACTTGGGACAGTGGAAGTTCAGGGCCTTCCCTTCTTTGACACTGTGAAGGTTAAGACTTCTGATGCACATGCCATTGCTGATGCTGCAATCAAGCAGGGAATAAATTTGCGAGTAGTAGACACGAACACT ATTACTGCTTCGTTCGATGAAACAACTACCTTGGAGGATGTTGATAAGCTTTTCAAAGTTTTTGCTTTGGGCAAGCCT GTTCCTTTCACTGCTGCATCTCTTGCACCAGAAGTTCAGCCTGCAATTCCTTCTGGGCTAACTAGGGAGAGCCCATATCTTACCCATCCAATCTTCAACTC GTATCACACGGAGCATGAGTTGCTTAGATACATTCATAGGTTGCAATCAAAGGATCTTTCGCTATGCCACAGTATGATTCCATTGGGATCTTGCACAATGAAATTGAACGCAACAACTGAAATGATGCCAGTGACATGGCCTAGTTTTTCTGACATTCACCCTTTCGCCCCTGCAGAACAGGCTGCGGGTTATCAG GAAATGCTCCAAGATTTGGGTGACCTATTGTGTACCCTCACTGGGTTTGACTCTTTTTCGTTGCAACCTAATGCTGGAGCTGCTGGAGAGTATGCTGGGCTGATGGTTATTCGGGCATATCATTTT GCAAGAGGGGATCACCACCGCAATGTGTGCATTATACCTGTTTCAGCACACGGTACCAATCCTGCTAGTGCTGCAATGTGTGGAATGAAAATTGTCTCTGTTGGAACTGATGCAAAGGGAAACATCAACATTGAAGAGCTGAGGAAGGCTGCTGAAGCAAACAAGGATAACTTATCAGCTCTTATG GTGACATATCCGTCAACTCATGGAGTGTATGAAGAAGGTATCGATGAGATATGTAAGATAATCCATGATAATGGAGGTCAAGTATACATGGATGGGGCTAACATGAATGCACAG GTTGGTCTGACAAGCCCAGGTTGGATTGGAGCTGATGTTTGCCATCTCAATCTCCACAAAACATTTTGCATTCCACATGGAGGTGGTGGTCCTGGCATGGGTCCTATTGGTGTGAAGAAACACTTGGCGCCATTCTTGCCGTCTCATCCTGTG GTACCTACCGGTGGCTTTCCTGCTCCAGACAAGTCTCAGCCACTTGGTACCATCTCTGCAGCACCTTGGGGTTCTGCACTTATTTTGCCCATATCTTATACTTACATAGCCATGATGGGGTCCAAGGGGCTCACCGATGCATCAAAGATAGCAATTCTAAACGCAAACTACATGGCCAAACGCTTGGAG GATTATTACCCCATTCTATTCCGTGGTGTCAATGGAACTGTTGCCCACGAATTCATTGTTGACTTGAGAGGCTTTAAG CATACTGCTGGGATAGAGCCTGAAGATGTCGCCAAGCGTCTTATGGACTACGGATTCCATGGACCAACAATGTCATGGCCAGTTCCTGGTACTCTCATGATCGAACCAACAGAAAGTGAAAGCAAG GCTGAGTTAGACAGGTTTTGCGATGCTCTTATTTCCATTAGAGAAGAGATTGCTGAGATTGAGAAAGGAAAAGCTGATCTCCACAACAATGTCCTCAAG GGAGCTCCTCACCCACCATCTCTGCTTATGGGAGATACATGGACTAAGCCATATTCCCGGGAATACGCAGCCTTCCCCGCTTTGTGGCTCCGTTCAGCCAAGTTCTGGCCTACTACAG GACGTGTTGACAATGTGTATGGCGACCGCAACCTCATCTGCACCCTTCAACCGGCACCACAGGCGGTGGAGGAACAAGCGGCAGCCACTGCTTAG